One window from the genome of Osmerus eperlanus chromosome 3, fOsmEpe2.1, whole genome shotgun sequence encodes:
- the rbm44 gene encoding RNA-binding protein 44 isoform X3, with product MWFPVPLLLPLPQTSPYALQPSDGFLSIDDGRQFLLNRSLFDLVKVTNILELTDAKLLGWYLALPVEDQKLIQEAGGFLQFLHRHPALEVTKQFVYVKRTDPAAESYRPPQTMSVNLNKSRRPTFYGVTECLNCGTSCPSGGQRCRRCTAPFQMGMDSGDQDTELKNGQKMLNDLLNCAEGSAVGSQKSHWGSTGSPCPLEPISKDNHLQTLQESFQSACDVSSQVLEEPPSHQEAHCSIDPTQHQLWEEGAKQDDPSAQANFSLDMELEMCSQKGATGCLGGPCAEAEYPTIAHETPPEYSSFNSTRLDRTEWNNSSQSAEAEGDDSLLANRGSAEEPLEGVSVASSCPLEEKEHYLNKSCNCTYDVEDSPGDRGRRDEALRCQQENEEEEDFHSIMEEDKSILLCQTSERIHLVNSANAPVSPSQAAVTSVAAFNFPRSPHKASMIDGSTNTLPPVSTHDICVGPNSSLAGCQQHIQTQTQGPTTADRSVNTEVYMADLDFLAKEFRKLKVAEEDLQELKRKMERSAGAGREGESGCGCNSAQRARRAELCLVALQYGMCQQHCWRRYYTSPEGDRLVQGVEVPPENLMEVLKVLEADYREMREKILAGIPLDQLKPLAVDSQKITSATCYIPAQIIGETLESASSRVSERSSQQMAGAGDVRPPTSTGEGSQTGERGRGPVCLPKFGSNKTGKAVILLPQPTGIHHGRKPGGGKELNSSEAWYDAEEDLGPAGATAKANTQTAEADDGGAVQGQDAYLSSLLCVTQFPSDVTEGDLMLLFEKYQASEVSISTFRNNLKAAIVTISGPNFAEAAVGEMNGHIIQGRRLHVEHIQKPNSGASDENQSLGTATQPQSSSATPRPQPSGDNHRPQSSSESQCTTTYVKPFRPSLEKRTVVCDSPTASGTCVPQHYATMGSFDTLMSRLTAHHPEAGRQRIVDALLELRAKHQGYLSGLPLSMIVDMTSDLLTKSKIMKG from the exons ATGTGGTTTCCCGTTCCATTACTATTACCTTTGCCCCAGACGTCGCCTTATGCCCTGCAGCCTTCGG ATGGTTTTCTATCCATAGATGATGGCAGGCAGTTTCTTCTCAACAG GTCTTTGTTTGATTTGGTGAAGGTCACAAATATCCTGGAATTGACTGACGCCAAGCTGCTGGGTTGGTACCTGGCACTGCCTGTAGAGGACCAGAAACTTATACAAG AGGCTGGTGGTTTCTTGCAGTTTCTACACAGGCACCCAGCTTTGGAGGTGACCAAGCAGTTTgtttatgttaagc GCACAGACCCAGCTGCAGAAAGCTACAGACCACCACAAACAATGTCAGTCAATCTCAACAA GTCCAGAAGGCCCACGTTCTACGGCGTGACAGAATGTTTGAACTGTGGCACCAGTTGTCCGTCCGGAGGACAGAGGTGCAGGCGATGTACTGCACCTTTCCAAATGGGGATGGATTCAGGAG ATCAAGATACAGAGTTAAAAAATGGTCAAAAAATGTTGAATGACCTCTTAAACTGTGCTGAGGGGAGTGCAGTAGGAAGCCAGAAATCCCACTGGGGGTCCACTGGGAGTCCATGCCCCCTGGAGCCCATCTCCAAGGATAACCACCTGCAAACACTGCAGGAGAGCTTCCAGTCAGCCTGCGACGTCAGCAGCCAAGTGCTGGAGGAGCCTCCTAGCCACCAGGAGGCGCACTGCTCAATTGACCCGACACAGCACCAGCTGTGGGAGGAAGGGGCCAAGCAGGATGACCCCTCTGCTCAGGCGAACTTCTCTCTGGATATGGAGCTGGAGATGTGTAGCCAGAAGGGGGCCACGGGGTGCCTGGGTGGGCCCTGTGCAGAAGCAGAGTATCCTACGATAGCGCACGAGACGCCTCCAGAGTACAGCAGCTTCAACAGCACCAGGCTGGACCGCACTGAGTGGAATAACAGCAGCCAGTCAGCGGAGGCTGAAGGTGATGACTCCCTGCTGGCCAATAGAGGAAGTGCTGAGGAACCCCTAGAGGGGGTCAGCGTAGCATCCTCCTGCCCATTGGAGGAGAAAGAGCACTACCTCAACAAGTCCTGTAATTGCACATACGATGTGGAGGACAGCCCAGGAGACCGAGGCAGGAGAGACGAGGCTTTAAGGTGCCAGCAGGaaaatgaggaggaagaggacttcCACAGTATCATGGAGGAGGACAAGAGCATACTCCTATGTCAGACAAGTGAAAGGATCCATCTGGTCAACAGTGCAAATGCTCCAGTCAGCCCTAGCCAGGCTGCGGTGACAAGTGTAGCTGCATTTAACTTTCCCAGATCACCCCACAAAGCTAGTATGATAGACGGGTCCACTAATACACTACCCCCTGTCTCCACCCATGACATCTGTGTTGGTCCAAACTCCAGTCTGGCTGGTTGCCAGCAACATATCCAGACTCAGACTCAGGGCCCAACTACAGCTGACAGGTCTGTCAATACTGAGGTCTACATGGCAGACCTGGACTTTCTGGCTAAG GAATTCAGGAAGCTGAAAGTTGCTGAGGAGGATCTACAGGAATTAAAAAGGAAAATGGAAAG ATCAGCTGGTGCTGGGAGGGAAGGCGAGAGTGGCTGTGGCTGTAACTCTGCCCAGCGTGCCCGTCGAGCAGAGCTGTGCCTGGTGGCTCTGCAATATGGAATGTGCCAGCAGCACTGCTGGAGGCGCTACTACACATCACCTGAGGGGGACCGTCTGGTCCAAGG AGTGGAGGTGCCCCCTGAGAATCTTATGGAGGTTCTGAAGGTCTTGGAGGCTGACtacagagagatgagggagaagaTCCTGGCTGGAATTCCCCTGGACCAGCTTAAACCGCTGGCTGTGGACTCCCAAAAGATCACCTCAGCCACCTGCTACATCCCTGCACAG ATAATTGGAGAGACCTTGGAAAGTGCTTCATCTCG TGTCTCAGAGAGGAGCTCCCAGCAGATGGCTGGAGCAGGTGATGTCCGCCCCCCTACCAGCACTGGAGAAGGCTCTCAG acaggtgagagagggagaggtccaGTTTGCCTCCCCAAGTTTGGGAGCAACAAAACGGGGAAGGCAGTCATCCTCCTTCCTCAGCCGACGGGGATCCACCATGGACGCAAGCCAG gtggagggaaggagctCAACTCCAGTGAGGCCTGGTATGATGCCGAGGAGGATCTTGGGCCTGCAGGGGCTACTGCGAAGGCCAACACCCAGACGGCAGAGGCAGATGATGGAGGAGCTGTCCAGGGACAGGATGCATACCTcagctctctcctgtgtgtaacTCAATTTCCCAGTGATGTGACTGAG GGTGACTTAATGCTGTTATTTGAGAAGTATCAGGCATCTGAAGTAAGCATTTCCACCTTCAGGAACAACCTCAA GGCTGCAATAGTGACTATTAGTGGTCCTAACTTTGCTGAGGCTGCGGTCGGTGAGATGAATGGCCATATCATACAGGGCCGCAGGCTGCATGTGGAACATATTCAGAAACCCAACTCTGGGGCCTCAGATGAGAACCAGAGCCTGGGGACAGCAACCCAGCCTCAGAGCTCCAGCGCCACACCAAGGCCACAGCCATCAGGGGACAACCACAGGCCCCAAAGCTCATCCGAGAGCCAGTGCACTACCACCTATGTAAAG CCTTTCCGTCCCAGCCTAGAGAAAA
- the rbm44 gene encoding RNA-binding protein 44 isoform X1: protein MWFPVPLLLPLPQTSPYALQPSGMSYGSGSFQLQMIPFDRHSFPNGFLSIDDGRQFLLNRSLFDLVKVTNILELTDAKLLGWYLALPVEDQKLIQEAGGFLQFLHRHPALEVTKQFVYVKRTDPAAESYRPPQTMSVNLNKSRRPTFYGVTECLNCGTSCPSGGQRCRRCTAPFQMGMDSGDQDTELKNGQKMLNDLLNCAEGSAVGSQKSHWGSTGSPCPLEPISKDNHLQTLQESFQSACDVSSQVLEEPPSHQEAHCSIDPTQHQLWEEGAKQDDPSAQANFSLDMELEMCSQKGATGCLGGPCAEAEYPTIAHETPPEYSSFNSTRLDRTEWNNSSQSAEAEGDDSLLANRGSAEEPLEGVSVASSCPLEEKEHYLNKSCNCTYDVEDSPGDRGRRDEALRCQQENEEEEDFHSIMEEDKSILLCQTSERIHLVNSANAPVSPSQAAVTSVAAFNFPRSPHKASMIDGSTNTLPPVSTHDICVGPNSSLAGCQQHIQTQTQGPTTADRSVNTEVYMADLDFLAKEFRKLKVAEEDLQELKRKMERSAGAGREGESGCGCNSAQRARRAELCLVALQYGMCQQHCWRRYYTSPEGDRLVQGVEVPPENLMEVLKVLEADYREMREKILAGIPLDQLKPLAVDSQKITSATCYIPAQIIGETLESASSRVSERSSQQMAGAGDVRPPTSTGEGSQTGERGRGPVCLPKFGSNKTGKAVILLPQPTGIHHGRKPGGGKELNSSEAWYDAEEDLGPAGATAKANTQTAEADDGGAVQGQDAYLSSLLCVTQFPSDVTEGDLMLLFEKYQASEVSISTFRNNLKAAIVTISGPNFAEAAVGEMNGHIIQGRRLHVEHIQKPNSGASDENQSLGTATQPQSSSATPRPQPSGDNHRPQSSSESQCTTTYVKPFRPSLEKRTVVCDSPTASGTCVPQHYATMGSFDTLMSRLTAHHPEAGRQRIVDALLELRAKHQGYLSGLPLSMIVDMTSDLLTKSKIMKG from the exons ATGTGGTTTCCCGTTCCATTACTATTACCTTTGCCCCAGACGTCGCCTTATGCCCTGCAGCCTTCGGGTATGTCATACGGTTCGGGAAGTTTTCAGTTGCAGATGATTCCCTTTGACCGTCATTCGTTTCCAA ATGGTTTTCTATCCATAGATGATGGCAGGCAGTTTCTTCTCAACAG GTCTTTGTTTGATTTGGTGAAGGTCACAAATATCCTGGAATTGACTGACGCCAAGCTGCTGGGTTGGTACCTGGCACTGCCTGTAGAGGACCAGAAACTTATACAAG AGGCTGGTGGTTTCTTGCAGTTTCTACACAGGCACCCAGCTTTGGAGGTGACCAAGCAGTTTgtttatgttaagc GCACAGACCCAGCTGCAGAAAGCTACAGACCACCACAAACAATGTCAGTCAATCTCAACAA GTCCAGAAGGCCCACGTTCTACGGCGTGACAGAATGTTTGAACTGTGGCACCAGTTGTCCGTCCGGAGGACAGAGGTGCAGGCGATGTACTGCACCTTTCCAAATGGGGATGGATTCAGGAG ATCAAGATACAGAGTTAAAAAATGGTCAAAAAATGTTGAATGACCTCTTAAACTGTGCTGAGGGGAGTGCAGTAGGAAGCCAGAAATCCCACTGGGGGTCCACTGGGAGTCCATGCCCCCTGGAGCCCATCTCCAAGGATAACCACCTGCAAACACTGCAGGAGAGCTTCCAGTCAGCCTGCGACGTCAGCAGCCAAGTGCTGGAGGAGCCTCCTAGCCACCAGGAGGCGCACTGCTCAATTGACCCGACACAGCACCAGCTGTGGGAGGAAGGGGCCAAGCAGGATGACCCCTCTGCTCAGGCGAACTTCTCTCTGGATATGGAGCTGGAGATGTGTAGCCAGAAGGGGGCCACGGGGTGCCTGGGTGGGCCCTGTGCAGAAGCAGAGTATCCTACGATAGCGCACGAGACGCCTCCAGAGTACAGCAGCTTCAACAGCACCAGGCTGGACCGCACTGAGTGGAATAACAGCAGCCAGTCAGCGGAGGCTGAAGGTGATGACTCCCTGCTGGCCAATAGAGGAAGTGCTGAGGAACCCCTAGAGGGGGTCAGCGTAGCATCCTCCTGCCCATTGGAGGAGAAAGAGCACTACCTCAACAAGTCCTGTAATTGCACATACGATGTGGAGGACAGCCCAGGAGACCGAGGCAGGAGAGACGAGGCTTTAAGGTGCCAGCAGGaaaatgaggaggaagaggacttcCACAGTATCATGGAGGAGGACAAGAGCATACTCCTATGTCAGACAAGTGAAAGGATCCATCTGGTCAACAGTGCAAATGCTCCAGTCAGCCCTAGCCAGGCTGCGGTGACAAGTGTAGCTGCATTTAACTTTCCCAGATCACCCCACAAAGCTAGTATGATAGACGGGTCCACTAATACACTACCCCCTGTCTCCACCCATGACATCTGTGTTGGTCCAAACTCCAGTCTGGCTGGTTGCCAGCAACATATCCAGACTCAGACTCAGGGCCCAACTACAGCTGACAGGTCTGTCAATACTGAGGTCTACATGGCAGACCTGGACTTTCTGGCTAAG GAATTCAGGAAGCTGAAAGTTGCTGAGGAGGATCTACAGGAATTAAAAAGGAAAATGGAAAG ATCAGCTGGTGCTGGGAGGGAAGGCGAGAGTGGCTGTGGCTGTAACTCTGCCCAGCGTGCCCGTCGAGCAGAGCTGTGCCTGGTGGCTCTGCAATATGGAATGTGCCAGCAGCACTGCTGGAGGCGCTACTACACATCACCTGAGGGGGACCGTCTGGTCCAAGG AGTGGAGGTGCCCCCTGAGAATCTTATGGAGGTTCTGAAGGTCTTGGAGGCTGACtacagagagatgagggagaagaTCCTGGCTGGAATTCCCCTGGACCAGCTTAAACCGCTGGCTGTGGACTCCCAAAAGATCACCTCAGCCACCTGCTACATCCCTGCACAG ATAATTGGAGAGACCTTGGAAAGTGCTTCATCTCG TGTCTCAGAGAGGAGCTCCCAGCAGATGGCTGGAGCAGGTGATGTCCGCCCCCCTACCAGCACTGGAGAAGGCTCTCAG acaggtgagagagggagaggtccaGTTTGCCTCCCCAAGTTTGGGAGCAACAAAACGGGGAAGGCAGTCATCCTCCTTCCTCAGCCGACGGGGATCCACCATGGACGCAAGCCAG gtggagggaaggagctCAACTCCAGTGAGGCCTGGTATGATGCCGAGGAGGATCTTGGGCCTGCAGGGGCTACTGCGAAGGCCAACACCCAGACGGCAGAGGCAGATGATGGAGGAGCTGTCCAGGGACAGGATGCATACCTcagctctctcctgtgtgtaacTCAATTTCCCAGTGATGTGACTGAG GGTGACTTAATGCTGTTATTTGAGAAGTATCAGGCATCTGAAGTAAGCATTTCCACCTTCAGGAACAACCTCAA GGCTGCAATAGTGACTATTAGTGGTCCTAACTTTGCTGAGGCTGCGGTCGGTGAGATGAATGGCCATATCATACAGGGCCGCAGGCTGCATGTGGAACATATTCAGAAACCCAACTCTGGGGCCTCAGATGAGAACCAGAGCCTGGGGACAGCAACCCAGCCTCAGAGCTCCAGCGCCACACCAAGGCCACAGCCATCAGGGGACAACCACAGGCCCCAAAGCTCATCCGAGAGCCAGTGCACTACCACCTATGTAAAG CCTTTCCGTCCCAGCCTAGAGAAAA
- the rbm44 gene encoding RNA-binding protein 44 isoform X2, whose amino-acid sequence MWFPVPLLLPLPQTSPYALQPSGMSYGSGSFQLQMIPFDRHSFPNDGRQFLLNRSLFDLVKVTNILELTDAKLLGWYLALPVEDQKLIQEAGGFLQFLHRHPALEVTKQFVYVKRTDPAAESYRPPQTMSVNLNKSRRPTFYGVTECLNCGTSCPSGGQRCRRCTAPFQMGMDSGDQDTELKNGQKMLNDLLNCAEGSAVGSQKSHWGSTGSPCPLEPISKDNHLQTLQESFQSACDVSSQVLEEPPSHQEAHCSIDPTQHQLWEEGAKQDDPSAQANFSLDMELEMCSQKGATGCLGGPCAEAEYPTIAHETPPEYSSFNSTRLDRTEWNNSSQSAEAEGDDSLLANRGSAEEPLEGVSVASSCPLEEKEHYLNKSCNCTYDVEDSPGDRGRRDEALRCQQENEEEEDFHSIMEEDKSILLCQTSERIHLVNSANAPVSPSQAAVTSVAAFNFPRSPHKASMIDGSTNTLPPVSTHDICVGPNSSLAGCQQHIQTQTQGPTTADRSVNTEVYMADLDFLAKEFRKLKVAEEDLQELKRKMERSAGAGREGESGCGCNSAQRARRAELCLVALQYGMCQQHCWRRYYTSPEGDRLVQGVEVPPENLMEVLKVLEADYREMREKILAGIPLDQLKPLAVDSQKITSATCYIPAQIIGETLESASSRVSERSSQQMAGAGDVRPPTSTGEGSQTGERGRGPVCLPKFGSNKTGKAVILLPQPTGIHHGRKPGGGKELNSSEAWYDAEEDLGPAGATAKANTQTAEADDGGAVQGQDAYLSSLLCVTQFPSDVTEGDLMLLFEKYQASEVSISTFRNNLKAAIVTISGPNFAEAAVGEMNGHIIQGRRLHVEHIQKPNSGASDENQSLGTATQPQSSSATPRPQPSGDNHRPQSSSESQCTTTYVKPFRPSLEKRTVVCDSPTASGTCVPQHYATMGSFDTLMSRLTAHHPEAGRQRIVDALLELRAKHQGYLSGLPLSMIVDMTSDLLTKSKIMKG is encoded by the exons ATGTGGTTTCCCGTTCCATTACTATTACCTTTGCCCCAGACGTCGCCTTATGCCCTGCAGCCTTCGGGTATGTCATACGGTTCGGGAAGTTTTCAGTTGCAGATGATTCCCTTTGACCGTCATTCGTTTCCAA ATGATGGCAGGCAGTTTCTTCTCAACAG GTCTTTGTTTGATTTGGTGAAGGTCACAAATATCCTGGAATTGACTGACGCCAAGCTGCTGGGTTGGTACCTGGCACTGCCTGTAGAGGACCAGAAACTTATACAAG AGGCTGGTGGTTTCTTGCAGTTTCTACACAGGCACCCAGCTTTGGAGGTGACCAAGCAGTTTgtttatgttaagc GCACAGACCCAGCTGCAGAAAGCTACAGACCACCACAAACAATGTCAGTCAATCTCAACAA GTCCAGAAGGCCCACGTTCTACGGCGTGACAGAATGTTTGAACTGTGGCACCAGTTGTCCGTCCGGAGGACAGAGGTGCAGGCGATGTACTGCACCTTTCCAAATGGGGATGGATTCAGGAG ATCAAGATACAGAGTTAAAAAATGGTCAAAAAATGTTGAATGACCTCTTAAACTGTGCTGAGGGGAGTGCAGTAGGAAGCCAGAAATCCCACTGGGGGTCCACTGGGAGTCCATGCCCCCTGGAGCCCATCTCCAAGGATAACCACCTGCAAACACTGCAGGAGAGCTTCCAGTCAGCCTGCGACGTCAGCAGCCAAGTGCTGGAGGAGCCTCCTAGCCACCAGGAGGCGCACTGCTCAATTGACCCGACACAGCACCAGCTGTGGGAGGAAGGGGCCAAGCAGGATGACCCCTCTGCTCAGGCGAACTTCTCTCTGGATATGGAGCTGGAGATGTGTAGCCAGAAGGGGGCCACGGGGTGCCTGGGTGGGCCCTGTGCAGAAGCAGAGTATCCTACGATAGCGCACGAGACGCCTCCAGAGTACAGCAGCTTCAACAGCACCAGGCTGGACCGCACTGAGTGGAATAACAGCAGCCAGTCAGCGGAGGCTGAAGGTGATGACTCCCTGCTGGCCAATAGAGGAAGTGCTGAGGAACCCCTAGAGGGGGTCAGCGTAGCATCCTCCTGCCCATTGGAGGAGAAAGAGCACTACCTCAACAAGTCCTGTAATTGCACATACGATGTGGAGGACAGCCCAGGAGACCGAGGCAGGAGAGACGAGGCTTTAAGGTGCCAGCAGGaaaatgaggaggaagaggacttcCACAGTATCATGGAGGAGGACAAGAGCATACTCCTATGTCAGACAAGTGAAAGGATCCATCTGGTCAACAGTGCAAATGCTCCAGTCAGCCCTAGCCAGGCTGCGGTGACAAGTGTAGCTGCATTTAACTTTCCCAGATCACCCCACAAAGCTAGTATGATAGACGGGTCCACTAATACACTACCCCCTGTCTCCACCCATGACATCTGTGTTGGTCCAAACTCCAGTCTGGCTGGTTGCCAGCAACATATCCAGACTCAGACTCAGGGCCCAACTACAGCTGACAGGTCTGTCAATACTGAGGTCTACATGGCAGACCTGGACTTTCTGGCTAAG GAATTCAGGAAGCTGAAAGTTGCTGAGGAGGATCTACAGGAATTAAAAAGGAAAATGGAAAG ATCAGCTGGTGCTGGGAGGGAAGGCGAGAGTGGCTGTGGCTGTAACTCTGCCCAGCGTGCCCGTCGAGCAGAGCTGTGCCTGGTGGCTCTGCAATATGGAATGTGCCAGCAGCACTGCTGGAGGCGCTACTACACATCACCTGAGGGGGACCGTCTGGTCCAAGG AGTGGAGGTGCCCCCTGAGAATCTTATGGAGGTTCTGAAGGTCTTGGAGGCTGACtacagagagatgagggagaagaTCCTGGCTGGAATTCCCCTGGACCAGCTTAAACCGCTGGCTGTGGACTCCCAAAAGATCACCTCAGCCACCTGCTACATCCCTGCACAG ATAATTGGAGAGACCTTGGAAAGTGCTTCATCTCG TGTCTCAGAGAGGAGCTCCCAGCAGATGGCTGGAGCAGGTGATGTCCGCCCCCCTACCAGCACTGGAGAAGGCTCTCAG acaggtgagagagggagaggtccaGTTTGCCTCCCCAAGTTTGGGAGCAACAAAACGGGGAAGGCAGTCATCCTCCTTCCTCAGCCGACGGGGATCCACCATGGACGCAAGCCAG gtggagggaaggagctCAACTCCAGTGAGGCCTGGTATGATGCCGAGGAGGATCTTGGGCCTGCAGGGGCTACTGCGAAGGCCAACACCCAGACGGCAGAGGCAGATGATGGAGGAGCTGTCCAGGGACAGGATGCATACCTcagctctctcctgtgtgtaacTCAATTTCCCAGTGATGTGACTGAG GGTGACTTAATGCTGTTATTTGAGAAGTATCAGGCATCTGAAGTAAGCATTTCCACCTTCAGGAACAACCTCAA GGCTGCAATAGTGACTATTAGTGGTCCTAACTTTGCTGAGGCTGCGGTCGGTGAGATGAATGGCCATATCATACAGGGCCGCAGGCTGCATGTGGAACATATTCAGAAACCCAACTCTGGGGCCTCAGATGAGAACCAGAGCCTGGGGACAGCAACCCAGCCTCAGAGCTCCAGCGCCACACCAAGGCCACAGCCATCAGGGGACAACCACAGGCCCCAAAGCTCATCCGAGAGCCAGTGCACTACCACCTATGTAAAG CCTTTCCGTCCCAGCCTAGAGAAAA